Proteins found in one Mycoplasmopsis bovigenitalium genomic segment:
- the parE gene encoding DNA topoisomerase IV subunit B produces the protein MYKYDENSIQQLKGLEAVRKRPGMYIGSTDVNGLHHLVWEIVDNSIDEALGGFATEISVTLTKSGSVIVEDNGRGIPVGKTETGKTAVERVFTELHTGGKFDSSAYKTSGGLHGVGASVVNALSHKLIATVQRDGQVYETIFENGGEDITQRTKIIKKSNKTGTRVEFWPNYDVFKRSKFSYEKISERLRESSFLIAGLKITLKDETKDLFNEFKFENGISAFVEFMNDSKTPIGEIYSFKETKKEIEVECGFQYTDSYNETILSFVNNVKTKDGGTHEVGLKTALTKLFNEIAMDEKIIKGKNTFDGEDIREGLTIIISVKIPEKYLEFVSQTKDKLGTPEAKSAVEEVAFKHLKIWSVENKPLVKKILDKIKKAAEARASARKARLEARSTKNALKEKQILSGKLTPAQSKNPAEKELFLVEGDSAGGTAKKGRNRKFQAILPLRGKVLNTEKARLYDILKNEEIATIINTIGAGVGEDFDIKKAQYSKVVIMTDADTDGAHIQILLLTFFFRHMRQLVDAGMVYIALPPLFKISNKSKQVTYAWDESELRELLSDPKFKNSEIQRYKGLGEMNADQIWETTMDPETRTLIQVRINDVSLAERRVSTLMGDNPESRKEWINANVEFTMEDDFTY, from the coding sequence ATGTATAAATATGATGAAAATAGTATTCAACAATTAAAAGGGCTTGAAGCTGTTCGCAAAAGACCAGGTATGTATATTGGTAGTACTGATGTCAATGGATTACACCATTTAGTTTGAGAAATCGTAGATAACTCAATTGACGAGGCACTAGGCGGGTTTGCCACTGAAATTTCAGTTACTTTGACAAAAAGTGGGTCGGTAATCGTAGAGGATAATGGGCGTGGAATACCCGTGGGAAAAACTGAAACAGGTAAAACTGCTGTTGAAAGAGTTTTCACTGAACTTCATACTGGTGGTAAATTTGATAGCAGCGCCTATAAAACTTCAGGTGGTCTTCACGGTGTTGGTGCATCAGTTGTAAATGCACTAAGTCACAAACTAATAGCAACAGTTCAACGCGATGGCCAAGTTTATGAAACAATTTTTGAGAATGGCGGCGAGGATATAACTCAACGAACTAAAATAATCAAAAAATCTAACAAAACTGGAACTCGTGTTGAATTTTGACCAAATTATGATGTTTTTAAGCGTTCTAAATTTAGTTACGAAAAGATTTCTGAGCGCTTGCGTGAAAGTAGTTTTTTAATTGCAGGACTTAAAATAACTCTTAAAGACGAAACAAAAGATTTGTTTAATGAGTTCAAATTTGAAAATGGAATTAGTGCTTTTGTTGAATTTATGAATGATTCAAAAACGCCGATTGGCGAAATTTATAGCTTTAAAGAAACAAAAAAAGAAATAGAAGTCGAATGTGGTTTTCAATATACTGACAGCTATAATGAAACAATTTTGTCTTTTGTTAACAATGTTAAAACCAAAGATGGCGGGACTCACGAAGTTGGACTTAAAACAGCACTAACGAAATTATTCAATGAAATTGCAATGGATGAAAAAATTATCAAAGGCAAAAATACCTTTGATGGTGAAGACATTCGCGAAGGTTTAACTATTATAATTAGTGTAAAAATTCCCGAAAAATATCTTGAATTTGTCAGTCAAACTAAGGATAAATTAGGTACACCTGAAGCCAAAAGCGCTGTTGAGGAAGTTGCTTTTAAACATCTAAAAATTTGGTCAGTTGAAAATAAACCACTAGTTAAAAAAATACTTGACAAAATCAAAAAAGCAGCCGAAGCTCGCGCAAGCGCGCGCAAAGCAAGACTTGAAGCGCGTTCTACAAAAAATGCTTTAAAAGAAAAACAAATTTTAAGTGGAAAATTAACCCCTGCACAATCAAAAAATCCTGCTGAAAAAGAATTGTTTTTAGTGGAAGGGGATTCTGCAGGCGGTACTGCCAAAAAAGGTAGAAATAGAAAATTTCAAGCTATTTTACCTCTTCGTGGAAAAGTTTTGAATACAGAAAAAGCAAGGCTTTATGACATTTTAAAAAATGAAGAAATAGCGACAATAATTAATACCATTGGCGCTGGTGTTGGCGAAGATTTTGATATTAAAAAAGCACAATATAGCAAAGTTGTTATTATGACTGACGCCGATACCGATGGCGCTCATATTCAAATTTTACTTTTAACATTCTTTTTTAGACACATGCGTCAATTGGTTGATGCAGGAATGGTCTACATTGCATTGCCGCCTTTATTTAAGATTTCCAACAAGTCAAAACAAGTTACATATGCTTGAGATGAAAGTGAATTAAGAGAACTTTTAAGTGACCCAAAATTCAAAAATTCTGAAATTCAAAGATACAAAGGTCTTGGTGAAATGAATGCCGACCAAATTTGAGAAACAACTATGGACCCTGAAACTAGAACCTTAATCCAAGTTCGTATCAATGATGTTTCATTAGCGGAAAGAAGAGTTTCTACATTAATGGGGGATAATCCAGAATCGAGAAAAGAGTGAATTAATGCTAATGTTGAATTCACAATGGAAGATGATTTTACATATTAA
- a CDS encoding MAG4940 family membrane protein → MFNTPGSALKVYWNPTVFSFEIISVFLIVYLLLIWKLIAIMNKKQHNKLFMSSGYIVVIAIAILFPFGLGSIGAKTAIYPFINPFNIITNSIIKGYGVIGQSKQPPAPLLKGIPYIFGGQIIVHWLVWFCFEFRLKE, encoded by the coding sequence ATGTTTAATACACCTGGTTCAGCACTAAAAGTATATTGAAATCCAACTGTTTTTAGTTTTGAAATAATAAGTGTGTTTTTGATTGTTTATTTATTGCTAATTTGAAAATTGATTGCAATAATGAATAAAAAACAACATAATAAATTATTTATGTCGAGCGGTTATATTGTCGTTATTGCAATTGCTATATTATTCCCATTTGGATTAGGCAGTATAGGAGCTAAAACAGCAATTTATCCATTTATAAATCCATTTAATATAATAACAAATAGCATTATTAAAGGATACGGAGTAATTGGTCAATCTAAACAACCTCCCGCACCACTTTTAAAAGGTATTCCATACATTTTTGGGGGGCAAATTATTGTGCATTGATTGGTTTGATTCTGTTTTGAGTTTCGTTTAAAGGAATAA
- the parC gene encoding DNA topoisomerase IV subunit A, protein MKKDIKSKIDQIIEKIVSENIDSVMEDRFSRYSKYIIQQRALPDIRDGLKPVQRRILYSMSDLGLLSSKPFKKSARVVGDVIGKYHPHGDSSIYEAMVRMAQDWKMGQTLIEMHGNVGSIDDDPAAAMRYTEVRLEKISEYILGDLKKNTVKFAPNFDDSEKEPVVLPSIIPNLLLNGAKGIASGFATEIMPHNLNEIIDATIEKIKNPTATLEQLMKFIKGPDFPTGGTIFGTQGIYEGFELGKGRLTLVSKYKIYDDNKFKYIEIFEIPYGVVKSKLVKDIDLLIANENINGLIEVKDMSDRDGISILITLDKNSNVDTILNFLLQKTEMQVYLNSNNVAIVDNSPKLCGLHQLLNSYISHVKEVKTKTLQYDLAKYKARLEIVQGFIKVSEITDEVIKVIRESENGKQGVIENLIKHFAFTNNQASAIAELRLYKLSKTDKQAFLQEEIELLELIKKCEILLTHPSKFDQWIIELLKEIKKEFGKPRKTEIVNEQIKIKYSEADLVVDEEAVLTISKHGYIKRFSNRVYESNDWTTFGVKEEDSIIFSNRTRTTNTLLLFTNLGNYALIPVYKINEAKWKEYGNHLSEFVELKTGEELVSAIEIKDFNDNLYVVLLSRQGQGKRVLLKDFEVSRNNKAFNAISLKADDQLVGAKLSNGFGDILIVTDFGLASKYSENDMQIYGTKASGVKSCFLSGADLVADFAIVNDENLVALIDENKHIKIVKVENIQPISKKHLGKPIFKQFKTAPINVKSINVVDQYSELFVKNTNNETYIELIKNYPTSKVGEGFSKIKIENIQKITFKIVCQELQKPTDEKVSYEKNTEQEDKIIENAQKTIDSILDMDVEAILKKYEIK, encoded by the coding sequence ATGAAAAAAGATATCAAGTCTAAAATTGACCAAATTATTGAAAAGATTGTTTCCGAAAATATTGATTCAGTAATGGAAGATCGTTTTAGTCGCTATTCAAAATACATTATTCAGCAAAGAGCGTTGCCTGATATCCGTGATGGTCTAAAACCAGTTCAAAGAAGAATACTTTATTCAATGAGTGATTTAGGCTTGTTATCAAGCAAACCATTCAAAAAATCAGCTAGAGTTGTTGGAGATGTTATTGGTAAATATCACCCACATGGAGATAGTTCGATTTATGAAGCAATGGTAAGGATGGCTCAAGATTGAAAAATGGGACAAACCTTAATTGAGATGCATGGTAATGTTGGTAGTATTGATGATGACCCGGCAGCCGCAATGCGTTATACTGAGGTGCGATTAGAAAAAATCAGTGAATATATCCTTGGAGATTTAAAGAAAAATACAGTTAAATTTGCACCAAACTTTGATGATAGCGAAAAAGAACCAGTAGTTTTACCTTCAATAATTCCTAATTTATTATTAAATGGAGCTAAAGGTATTGCGTCAGGTTTTGCAACCGAAATTATGCCTCATAATTTGAACGAAATCATTGATGCTACAATTGAAAAGATAAAAAATCCAACTGCAACTCTTGAACAATTAATGAAATTTATTAAAGGTCCAGATTTCCCAACTGGTGGGACTATTTTCGGTACACAAGGAATTTATGAAGGTTTTGAGCTTGGTAAAGGTAGACTAACTTTAGTATCAAAATACAAAATTTATGATGATAATAAATTTAAGTACATTGAAATTTTTGAGATTCCATATGGGGTTGTAAAATCTAAATTAGTTAAAGATATTGATTTATTGATTGCAAACGAAAATATTAATGGATTAATTGAAGTTAAGGATATGTCTGACAGGGATGGGATTAGCATCTTAATTACACTTGATAAGAATAGCAATGTTGACACAATATTGAACTTTTTATTGCAAAAGACTGAAATGCAGGTTTATTTAAACTCAAATAATGTTGCTATTGTTGATAATTCACCAAAATTATGTGGTTTACATCAGTTGCTTAACTCATATATTAGTCACGTTAAAGAGGTCAAAACTAAAACACTTCAATATGATTTAGCAAAATATAAAGCGCGGCTAGAAATTGTTCAAGGTTTTATTAAAGTTTCAGAAATTACTGATGAAGTAATAAAAGTTATTCGTGAAAGTGAAAATGGGAAACAAGGTGTTATTGAGAATTTAATTAAACACTTTGCATTTACAAATAATCAAGCTTCTGCAATCGCTGAATTAAGATTGTACAAACTTTCTAAAACCGACAAACAAGCATTTTTACAAGAAGAAATTGAATTGTTGGAGTTAATAAAAAAATGCGAAATTTTATTAACTCACCCAAGCAAATTTGATCAATGAATAATTGAATTATTAAAAGAAATTAAGAAAGAATTCGGAAAACCACGTAAAACTGAAATAGTTAATGAACAAATAAAAATTAAGTACAGTGAAGCTGATTTAGTTGTTGATGAAGAAGCGGTATTAACAATTTCAAAACACGGTTATATAAAAAGGTTTTCAAACAGAGTTTATGAATCGAATGATTGAACTACCTTTGGAGTAAAAGAAGAAGATTCAATAATATTTTCAAATAGAACAAGAACAACCAACACCTTGTTACTATTTACAAATTTAGGTAATTATGCTTTAATTCCTGTTTATAAGATAAATGAGGCTAAATGAAAAGAATATGGGAATCATTTGTCAGAATTTGTAGAGTTAAAAACAGGTGAAGAACTTGTGTCAGCAATTGAAATTAAGGACTTTAACGATAACTTGTATGTTGTGTTACTTTCAAGACAAGGACAAGGTAAAAGAGTTCTATTAAAAGATTTTGAGGTTTCTAGAAATAATAAAGCATTCAATGCAATTAGTTTAAAAGCTGATGACCAATTAGTGGGTGCAAAATTATCTAATGGTTTTGGCGATATTTTGATAGTTACTGATTTTGGACTTGCTTCAAAATATAGCGAAAATGACATGCAAATTTATGGCACTAAGGCCTCAGGCGTTAAATCTTGCTTTTTATCTGGTGCGGATTTAGTGGCAGATTTTGCAATTGTTAATGATGAAAATTTAGTGGCGCTAATTGACGAAAATAAACATATTAAGATTGTAAAGGTCGAAAATATTCAACCAATATCTAAGAAACATTTAGGAAAACCAATCTTCAAGCAATTTAAAACTGCTCCGATAAATGTTAAGTCAATTAACGTTGTTGACCAATATAGTGAACTTTTTGTAAAAAATACAAATAACGAGACATATATTGAATTAATTAAAAACTATCCAACATCAAAAGTTGGTGAAGGATTTTCAAAAATTAAGATTGAAAACATTCAAAAAATAACATTCAAAATAGTCTGCCAAGAACTTCAAAAACCTACAGACGAAAAAGTTTCTTATGAAAAAAACACTGAACAAGAAGACAAAATAATTGAAAATGCTCAAAAAACAATTGATAGCATTCTTGACATGGATGTTGAAGCAATACTAAAAAAATATGAAATTAAGTAA
- a CDS encoding MAG4940 family membrane protein has product MILFWVSFKGIKSYFKNNEDYSELKNYSFYQFFKSDTKTNFGSWGTKEIVFIALFVLATTFTGFINKTNYDTNHFQVVLIQILLIGFITIISSYFGYFEFHLLFPLIIIFVQTIELIGLKGNKEARKELKKQYLNSFLRFIFITIVSIIIPILVGFMVIAIKIKQNVNISLS; this is encoded by the coding sequence TTGATTCTGTTTTGAGTTTCGTTTAAAGGAATAAAAAGCTACTTTAAAAATAATGAAGATTATTCCGAGTTAAAAAACTACAGTTTTTACCAGTTTTTTAAAAGTGACACAAAAACAAATTTTGGTTCATGAGGTACAAAAGAGATTGTATTCATTGCGCTTTTTGTTTTAGCAACAACCTTTACAGGTTTTATAAACAAAACTAATTATGATACAAACCATTTCCAAGTTGTTTTAATTCAAATTTTACTAATTGGATTCATAACAATAATTTCATCATATTTTGGATATTTTGAATTCCACTTGTTATTCCCATTAATTATAATTTTTGTCCAAACTATTGAACTTATCGGATTAAAAGGCAATAAAGAAGCCAGAAAAGAGCTTAAAAAACAATATTTAAATAGTTTTTTAAGATTTATTTTTATAACAATTGTTTCAATAATAATTCCAATTTTAGTTGGCTTTATGGTTATTGCAATTAAAATAAAACAGAATGTTAATATTTCACTTTCATAA